In Leishmania braziliensis MHOM/BR/75/M2904 complete genome, chromosome 18, the following proteins share a genomic window:
- a CDS encoding putative tubulin-specific chaperone: MSVVKVAITHSASQRVVPEKSYGLTQTVQSIKDDMYSRFGIPAEQIRLELYDTRDCKVEGDMKDEKLLGFYGCETGYRIHVVDLRPTAQVENYDDVSKVEKYVMTDEEWLKRPDNLRAYKERMLALQREEMTKAGIEVPTGPDDDSYKAEAEKMKVGDRCCCQPGERFGTVRYVGRVAALKPGYWVGVEFDEPVGKSNGTVKGVTLFECLPLYGGVMRPDQVKVGDFPPEEY; the protein is encoded by the coding sequence ATGTCTGTTGTTAAGGTGGCCATCACCCACTCGGCGAGCCAGCGTGTGGTACCGGAGAAGTCCTACGGACTTACACAGACAGTACAGAGCATTAAAGACGACATGTACTCTCGGTTCGGCATCCCGGCGGAGCAGATTCGACTAGAGCTGTACGACACCCGCGACTGCAAGGTAGAGGGTGACATGAAGGATGAGAAACTGCTTGGCTTTTATGGATGCGAGACAGGGTATCGCATCCACGTCGTCGACCTTCGACCTACCGCGCAGGTGGAGAACTACGACGATGTATCGAAGGTGGAGAAGTACGTAATGACAGACGAAGAGTGGCTTAAGCGGCCCGACAACCTCCGCGCCTACAAGGAGCGCATGCTCGCCCTGCAGCGCGAGGAGATGACGAAGGCTGGCATCGAGGTGCCGACCGGACCGGACGATGACAGCTACAAAGCTGAAGCTGAGAAAATGAAGGTAGGTgaccgctgctgttgccaaCCCGGCGAGCGCTTCGGCACGGTGCGGTACGTTGGACGCGTTGCCGCACTGAAGCCGGGGTACTGGGTCGGCGTCGAGTTTGACGAGCCCGTCGGCAAATCCAACGGCACTGTTAAAGGGGTAACACTGTTTGAATGCTTGCCCCTGTACGGCGGTGTGATGCGCCCCGATCAGGTGAAGGTGGGCGACTTTCCTCCTGAGGAGTACTGA